A part of Paenibacillus sp. sptzw28 genomic DNA contains:
- a CDS encoding M23 family metallopeptidase: MDTKSGNRQRRQERIRRIMEQNQATIMPVPRKGHSVNHLQPPPSLHAPSSVPAGGEAYRADTDFAASPLERDPERLWKSQTNPWDNSGWRIANNLNSKKMNPQRGQDGSGGRNTSYIVRGLFIQTAIAAALFAIIFAMFKVNTPIAKKGQQIVTAALTEKMDFDRAASWYNRMFAGAPSFIPLFGGGDDEQAKLAGGSVDLPVMSPIDKGSVVRSFAETLSGVEIAGESGESVLAAETGRVQLVTDDKNTGKTVVVQHANERVTVYGNLGEAQVSANDWVEAGQLLGKLQTAKEGEQSLLFFAVKEKGRYVDPADVIPFD; encoded by the coding sequence ATGGATACGAAGAGCGGTAACCGACAACGCCGTCAAGAACGGATTCGCCGGATCATGGAACAAAATCAAGCAACGATCATGCCTGTACCACGGAAAGGCCATAGTGTTAATCATCTGCAACCACCGCCTTCGCTGCACGCGCCTTCGTCCGTTCCTGCCGGCGGAGAGGCTTACAGAGCTGACACGGATTTTGCTGCAAGCCCCCTCGAAAGGGATCCCGAGCGTTTGTGGAAATCCCAGACCAATCCGTGGGATAATTCCGGATGGCGGATCGCTAATAATTTAAACAGCAAGAAAATGAACCCACAGCGCGGACAGGATGGCAGCGGGGGACGCAATACGAGCTATATCGTCCGAGGGCTGTTTATACAAACCGCGATAGCTGCCGCGCTGTTTGCGATTATATTCGCCATGTTTAAGGTCAATACGCCTATAGCGAAAAAAGGCCAGCAGATTGTAACAGCCGCGCTGACTGAAAAAATGGATTTTGACCGGGCAGCGTCGTGGTATAATCGGATGTTCGCCGGGGCGCCTTCGTTCATTCCTTTGTTTGGCGGCGGCGATGACGAGCAGGCTAAGCTGGCCGGAGGGAGCGTGGATCTGCCTGTTATGTCGCCGATCGATAAAGGGTCGGTCGTACGGTCATTTGCCGAAACCTTAAGCGGGGTTGAAATAGCCGGAGAATCCGGAGAGTCGGTGCTTGCGGCGGAGACGGGCCGCGTTCAGCTTGTGACGGACGATAAGAACACAGGGAAAACTGTCGTCGTACAGCATGCCAACGAAAGGGTTACAGTGTACGGTAATCTTGGAGAAGCTCAGGTCTCCGCGAACGACTGGGTTGAAGCCGGACAATTGCTTGGCAAGCTGCAAACGGCCAAAGAAGGCGAACAAAGCTTGTTATTTTTTGCGGTGAAGGAGAAAGGCCGGTACGTCGATCCCGCCGACGTTATTCCGTTTGATTAA
- a CDS encoding DUF2642 domain-containing protein: MKLIKPYFGNFVEIEVISDKKISGLLIDSGPDYIVMNKENKYYYLPVNHVVLIESTREPQYSVSVSPDWKADGKPFKTLLQLAKNGLIELYVTGHLPLYGQIVDVMDDYIVFNAVRHGISYIPIFHIKWVSPAFDSGFMPDKKPAPEASAPFKATWREQLETCLGHIVVIDLGLRQNQSGCLKTIENNMVEIVTPDNISRCWNITHIKSIHFP, encoded by the coding sequence ATGAAATTAATCAAACCTTATTTCGGTAATTTCGTAGAAATAGAAGTCATTTCCGATAAAAAAATATCCGGTTTGCTAATCGATAGCGGACCGGATTATATAGTTATGAATAAAGAAAATAAATATTACTATTTGCCAGTAAATCATGTTGTGTTAATTGAATCTACTCGGGAACCGCAATATTCCGTATCCGTGTCACCTGACTGGAAGGCCGACGGGAAACCTTTCAAAACCTTGCTGCAGCTTGCGAAAAACGGCTTAATCGAGCTGTATGTTACCGGTCATCTGCCGTTATACGGACAAATTGTAGACGTTATGGACGATTACATCGTTTTTAACGCTGTGCGGCACGGCATCTCGTATATTCCCATTTTCCATATCAAATGGGTTTCTCCTGCTTTCGACAGTGGGTTTATGCCGGACAAAAAACCTGCTCCGGAAGCTTCCGCTCCGTTTAAAGCAACTTGGCGGGAACAACTCGAAACTTGCTTGGGCCACATTGTCGTCATCGATTTGGGACTCCGCCAGAATCAATCCGGCTGCCTTAAAACGATAGAGAACAATATGGTAGAAATTGTTACACCGGATAACATATCCAGGTGCTGGAATATCACACACATCAAATCCATTCATTTCCCATGA
- a CDS encoding septum site-determining protein MinC, giving the protein MTDKQHITIKGVKEGLVFLLDDQCEFSTLLDELQYKLEKSHQQLLTGPIVHVHVKLGGRQVGEDEKDLIKSAIRQQGNLIIQSIESDIPEEPKDDDGQNLKVLTGIIRSGQTIEHDGNLLLMGDLNPGGSLLCTGDIYVLGALRGLAHAGVKGREDAVIAASLLRPTQLRIAEVISRPPDEWMTGDAAMEFAYLIESVMKIDKITQLHRLRKLPIVFKA; this is encoded by the coding sequence GTGACCGACAAGCAGCATATTACAATAAAAGGCGTCAAAGAAGGACTCGTATTTCTTCTCGACGACCAATGCGAATTTTCCACACTTCTCGATGAACTGCAATATAAACTGGAAAAGTCGCACCAACAGCTGCTGACCGGTCCGATCGTTCATGTTCATGTTAAGCTTGGAGGACGGCAGGTGGGCGAAGACGAGAAGGATCTCATCAAGTCCGCTATTCGCCAACAGGGAAACCTCATTATACAATCCATTGAAAGCGATATACCTGAAGAGCCCAAAGACGATGACGGACAGAATTTGAAAGTACTCACAGGTATAATCCGGTCGGGGCAAACCATCGAGCACGATGGCAATCTATTGTTAATGGGCGATCTGAACCCTGGAGGGTCCCTGCTTTGCACAGGAGACATTTATGTTCTTGGCGCGCTTCGGGGACTTGCACATGCGGGAGTAAAGGGACGGGAGGATGCGGTTATTGCGGCCTCCCTTTTGCGGCCTACGCAGCTGCGAATAGCCGAGGTGATAAGCCGTCCCCCTGATGAATGGATGACGGGAGACGCTGCGATGGAATTTGCTTATCTGATCGAGAGCGTAATGAAAATCGATAAAATCACCCAATTGCATCGTCTTCGTAAACTGCCGATCGTGTTCAAAGCTTAG
- the mreD gene encoding rod shape-determining protein MreD: MSIQRIIGVMLLFFLSEGTLFYWLLPDSLVGRVVPHFTLAFVLFASLYRGRHTALVLGLAFGLLQDVVFYGRIIGVHSFAMGLVGYLTGLLMERKRSTLFMALTMIGISTLVYDTVVHYIYRVFRLTDLSYRWALLHHILPSLFLQVLFALVLYVPARRWFAGSIKKKSEDQEE, translated from the coding sequence ATGAGCATCCAAAGGATTATTGGTGTGATGCTGCTGTTCTTCCTGTCGGAGGGAACTCTCTTCTATTGGCTGCTCCCGGATAGTCTGGTCGGGCGAGTTGTACCTCATTTTACGCTGGCGTTCGTCCTTTTCGCCTCACTTTACCGCGGCCGCCATACTGCACTTGTACTTGGACTTGCGTTCGGGCTGCTCCAGGATGTTGTATTTTACGGAAGAATAATCGGGGTGCACTCGTTTGCAATGGGACTTGTCGGATATTTGACCGGCCTTTTGATGGAGCGCAAGAGAAGCACGTTGTTTATGGCTTTAACGATGATCGGCATATCGACCCTTGTATACGATACCGTTGTTCATTACATATACAGGGTTTTCCGTCTGACCGATCTTTCCTACAGGTGGGCTCTTCTCCATCACATATTGCCGAGCTTGTTCCTCCAGGTTTTATTCGCGCTGGTTCTTTATGTTCCGGCAAGACGATGGTTTGCGGGAAGTATAAAAAAGAAGAGCGAAGATCAGGAAGAGTAG
- the minD gene encoding septum site-determining protein MinD, protein MGEAIVVTSGKGGVGKTTTSANLGTALALLGKKVCMVDTDIGLRNLDVVMGLENRIIYDLVDVAEGRCRLNQALVKDKRFEELYMLPAAQTKDKHDVTPEQVRDMVLELKRDFDYVVIDCPAGIEQGFRNAVAGADRAIVVTTPENAAVRDADRVIGLLEQTHVPSRLIINRIRANMVRSGEMLDIDEICQVLAIDLLGIVPDDEKVIKAANAGEPTVMDPSSRAAIAYRNIARRMLGDMVPLMPLEEKTGVLKRFRKFLGIG, encoded by the coding sequence ATGGGAGAAGCGATAGTAGTAACATCGGGTAAAGGCGGAGTGGGGAAAACGACGACTTCAGCTAATTTGGGAACCGCGCTCGCACTGCTCGGAAAAAAGGTGTGTATGGTCGATACGGATATTGGCTTACGCAATTTGGACGTGGTCATGGGGCTGGAAAACCGGATTATTTATGACTTGGTCGATGTTGCCGAAGGGCGCTGCCGGCTTAATCAAGCGCTTGTGAAGGACAAACGGTTCGAAGAGCTTTACATGCTCCCCGCCGCCCAGACCAAAGACAAGCATGATGTAACTCCCGAGCAGGTCCGCGATATGGTGCTTGAGCTAAAGCGCGATTTCGATTATGTCGTCATCGATTGTCCTGCCGGTATCGAGCAGGGCTTCCGCAATGCGGTTGCCGGAGCTGACAGGGCGATCGTCGTTACTACACCGGAGAATGCCGCAGTCCGCGATGCCGATCGTGTTATCGGGCTGCTGGAGCAGACACATGTGCCTTCACGGCTCATTATCAACCGGATTCGCGCGAACATGGTACGCTCCGGCGAGATGCTGGATATCGATGAAATATGCCAGGTGCTTGCCATCGATTTGCTTGGTATCGTACCGGACGACGAGAAGGTTATCAAAGCGGCGAATGCCGGTGAACCAACCGTCATGGATCCATCCTCCCGGGCTGCCATCGCCTACCGCAATATCGCCCGCAGGATGCTGGGAGATATGGTTCCGCTTATGCCGCTTGAGGAGAAAACAGGCGTTCTCAAACGGTTCCGCAAGTTTCTTGGAATAGGATGA
- a CDS encoding Rne/Rng family ribonuclease, with translation MKQMLVQGQGNMLQTAILEDGRLVEFFMEKSEEGAGQLVGSIYKGRVVNVLPGMQAAFVDIGLAKNAFLYIDDVLHPHLERQPKEKPAIAQLLKAGQEVVVQVMKEPFGSKGARVTTHVSLPGRFLVYMPVADYVGVSKKVTSEHERSKLRSIGESIRDPGEGVIMRTAAEGESFDALQSDVCFLRELWQGINDRAKHEPAPALLHREAGLVRRLVRDLLSSEMDEVWIDHPESYEETEALMKQMAPTFLSRLRLYADPASDSGKLLSRYRVSDQLKQAFERRILLDCGGDLVWDQTEALTVIDVNTGKFVGTSDLEDTVFRTNMEAADQIARLLRLRDVGGIIIVDFIDMEQEEHREQIMHRLETLVRRDRTKCQVVGWTRLGLLELTRKKVREHAMHQLLQTCSVCKGRGKV, from the coding sequence ATGAAGCAAATGCTTGTGCAAGGACAAGGGAATATGCTGCAAACGGCGATCCTCGAAGATGGCCGTCTAGTCGAATTTTTTATGGAGAAATCCGAAGAAGGCGCGGGACAGCTTGTCGGAAGTATCTATAAAGGCCGTGTCGTGAATGTGCTTCCCGGGATGCAGGCCGCATTCGTCGATATCGGACTTGCCAAGAACGCTTTTCTTTATATAGATGACGTTCTGCATCCGCATTTGGAGCGGCAGCCGAAGGAGAAACCGGCGATCGCGCAGCTTCTCAAAGCAGGACAAGAAGTTGTTGTTCAAGTGATGAAAGAACCGTTCGGAAGCAAAGGCGCCCGTGTGACGACTCACGTCTCGCTGCCAGGCCGCTTTCTGGTCTATATGCCGGTCGCGGATTATGTCGGCGTCTCGAAGAAAGTGACAAGCGAGCATGAACGCTCCAAGCTTCGTTCGATCGGCGAATCGATCCGCGATCCAGGTGAGGGTGTCATTATGCGCACAGCGGCTGAGGGCGAGAGTTTCGACGCCCTGCAGTCCGATGTCTGCTTTCTCCGCGAGCTGTGGCAGGGTATAAATGATCGTGCGAAGCATGAGCCTGCGCCCGCACTGCTTCACCGGGAGGCTGGCTTGGTCCGGCGGCTCGTAAGGGATCTGCTTTCCTCCGAGATGGACGAGGTATGGATTGATCACCCTGAGAGCTATGAGGAGACGGAAGCTTTAATGAAGCAAATGGCGCCGACATTCCTCTCTCGTCTGCGGCTTTATGCGGATCCGGCTTCCGATTCAGGCAAACTGTTAAGCCGTTATCGTGTCAGCGATCAGTTGAAGCAAGCGTTTGAGCGGCGAATCCTTCTGGACTGCGGCGGCGATTTGGTGTGGGATCAGACGGAGGCGCTGACGGTTATAGACGTTAATACCGGTAAATTTGTCGGTACCAGCGATTTGGAGGATACGGTATTCCGGACGAATATGGAAGCGGCGGATCAAATTGCAAGGCTGCTTCGACTTCGGGATGTCGGCGGCATTATTATCGTTGACTTTATCGACATGGAACAGGAAGAACACCGCGAACAAATTATGCATCGCCTGGAAACGCTGGTGCGGCGGGATCGGACCAAGTGCCAGGTTGTTGGCTGGACAAGGCTTGGATTGCTTGAACTGACACGCAAGAAAGTACGCGAGCATGCCATGCATCAATTGCTTCAAACGTGCAGTGTGTGCAAAGGCAGGGGTAAAGTCTAG
- a CDS encoding site-2 protease family protein has translation MIKLGGITWSVHPLFVLVMLASVATGYFTELLTLFAIVLVHELGHVVVASGYGWTVREVKLLPFGGVAEVEQAGSLPAKEEAIVAIAGPLQNVWMGALAWSLGQLGWWNGDWSDYVWRANLMIGLFNLLPILPLDGGKLMQAALSRILTFHQTLIWGTRISLALSASMIGYAAVPAFHAGSGGIQANLLAVGFFLLLTNWTAHRHIPFLFLRFLTNRGTASSRAVTQGAWALPIVVSKRHTVSAALRLFKRDSYHLIVVMEEGGRIMAVLPEQRLVNGFLADGKPDRAVLELFM, from the coding sequence TTGATTAAGCTTGGCGGCATTACGTGGTCGGTTCATCCGTTGTTTGTGCTGGTGATGCTCGCTTCAGTCGCAACAGGCTATTTCACGGAACTGCTCACTCTATTTGCGATCGTATTGGTGCATGAGCTCGGGCATGTTGTCGTTGCTTCAGGCTACGGTTGGACAGTGCGCGAGGTGAAACTGCTGCCTTTCGGAGGAGTGGCTGAGGTCGAGCAGGCGGGAAGTCTTCCGGCGAAGGAGGAAGCCATTGTCGCCATTGCAGGTCCGCTGCAAAATGTTTGGATGGGGGCGCTCGCTTGGTCACTCGGGCAGTTGGGGTGGTGGAACGGCGATTGGTCGGATTATGTGTGGCGCGCCAATCTGATGATTGGTCTGTTCAATCTGCTCCCGATATTGCCGCTTGACGGAGGGAAGCTGATGCAGGCCGCTTTAAGCCGGATATTGACGTTTCACCAAACGCTCATCTGGGGTACAAGAATAAGTCTGGCATTAAGCGCCTCAATGATCGGATATGCGGCGGTTCCGGCATTTCACGCGGGGAGCGGCGGGATTCAGGCCAATCTGCTCGCGGTTGGTTTTTTTTTATTGCTCACCAATTGGACGGCGCACCGGCATATACCCTTCTTGTTTTTACGCTTTCTGACGAATCGCGGCACAGCCTCATCTCGTGCGGTGACCCAAGGCGCATGGGCTCTGCCCATCGTTGTTTCCAAACGCCACACCGTGTCTGCCGCGCTGCGCCTATTCAAAAGGGACAGCTATCATTTAATCGTCGTTATGGAAGAGGGAGGACGGATAATGGCCGTACTTCCCGAGCAGCGGCTGGTCAACGGGTTTTTGGCTGATGGGAAGCCAGACCGTGCAGTATTGGAGCTTTTCATGTAA
- a CDS encoding FtsW/RodA/SpoVE family cell cycle protein, which yields MVGKLKKMDLGMLLILVVFMVISTLLVHSATSGNSEYANYDVKTVIFYIIGFIVAMVATMIDYRILLKGWIYLYGIGIVLLVVVYLTAPEINGAKSWFVLPGGLQFQPAEMVKIILIITIAFLMGRRQGDPLLIRKDLLVIAVFSFVPFMLVMIQPDLGNAIIYLVIVLGMLWIGNVKYTHVLIGLAIIIAGLVLFVFLFNTYNKQIYTYLHDHNKTHWFERINGFIDPKNASEKEVYQAEKAKIAIGSGGLTGDGYMKGDSKNRRFIPYPYSDSIFVVIGEEFGFQGAAVVLMLYFLLVYRMIIIAFQCYDTRGSFIIIGIVTMYVFQVFQNIGMMIGLMPITGITLPFVSYGGTSLLLNMLCIGLVFSVKAHQEKYELDN from the coding sequence GTGGTAGGTAAACTGAAAAAAATGGACTTGGGCATGCTGCTCATTCTGGTCGTTTTTATGGTTATAAGCACTCTGCTTGTGCACAGCGCAACGAGCGGCAATAGTGAGTATGCCAATTACGATGTGAAGACCGTCATTTTCTATATAATCGGCTTCATAGTAGCAATGGTAGCCACAATGATTGATTATAGAATCTTGCTTAAAGGTTGGATCTATTTATATGGCATAGGCATAGTGCTGCTGGTTGTGGTCTATCTTACGGCACCCGAAATTAACGGCGCCAAGAGCTGGTTCGTGCTTCCGGGAGGACTGCAGTTCCAGCCCGCCGAGATGGTGAAGATCATCCTGATTATCACGATTGCTTTTCTAATGGGCAGACGCCAAGGGGATCCGCTGCTTATTCGCAAGGATTTGCTTGTTATTGCGGTATTTTCATTCGTGCCTTTCATGCTGGTGATGATTCAGCCGGACCTTGGCAATGCCATTATTTATTTGGTTATTGTACTTGGCATGCTCTGGATCGGGAACGTTAAATACACGCATGTTCTCATTGGACTGGCGATTATCATTGCGGGACTTGTGTTGTTCGTTTTCCTCTTCAACACCTATAACAAACAGATCTACACTTATCTGCATGATCATAATAAAACGCATTGGTTCGAAAGAATCAACGGGTTTATCGATCCCAAGAACGCATCAGAGAAAGAAGTGTACCAAGCGGAGAAAGCGAAAATTGCGATCGGCTCCGGCGGTCTGACGGGCGATGGCTATATGAAGGGCGATTCCAAAAACCGCAGATTTATTCCTTATCCATATTCGGATTCCATCTTTGTGGTCATCGGGGAAGAGTTCGGGTTTCAAGGCGCCGCCGTAGTCCTGATGCTGTATTTCCTGCTTGTCTACAGGATGATTATCATCGCATTCCAATGCTATGACACGCGCGGCTCGTTTATTATAATCGGAATCGTAACCATGTACGTGTTTCAGGTGTTTCAGAATATCGGGATGATGATCGGACTCATGCCGATTACCGGCATTACGCTCCCGTTCGTCAGTTACGGGGGTACTTCGCTGCTTCTGAACATGCTATGTATCGGTCTCGTATTCAGCGTCAAGGCGCATCAGGAAAAATATGAACTGGATAATTGA